A genome region from Aliivibrio salmonicida LFI1238 includes the following:
- the apbC gene encoding iron-sulfur cluster carrier protein ApbC → MAFTTMAEIKNWLNEFTHPQLCEGWAEIPNMVSIAATGMITVTLPFVSSSISTDLSSWVEEQKNRLNILSLTLTVIAKPATLKTDKPAVKGIKNIIAVSSGKGGVGKSTTAVNVALALQHLGARVGILDADIYGPSVPLMLGVEDKKPNIVDNNRMMPVEAHGLYSNSIGYLVDKSEAAVWRGPMASKALSQLLNETLWPDLDYLIIDMPPGTGDIQLTLSQQVPTTGAIIVTTPQDLALTDAIKGVNMFTKVDVPVIGVVENMSVHVCSNCGHKEAIFGTGGAEAMTRSYSLPLLGKLPLHIDIRSETDSGTPSVAANSSSDHSQMYIALAEQISSRLYWQGEVVADQIMFKSL, encoded by the coding sequence ATGGCATTTACAACGATGGCTGAGATTAAGAATTGGTTAAATGAATTTACGCATCCACAACTTTGTGAAGGTTGGGCTGAGATCCCTAATATGGTCTCTATTGCTGCTACGGGTATGATCACCGTAACACTTCCTTTTGTTTCTTCTTCAATTTCGACGGATTTGTCTTCTTGGGTTGAGGAGCAAAAAAATCGATTAAATATACTGTCGTTAACTCTAACGGTAATTGCAAAACCGGCAACACTAAAAACAGATAAACCAGCCGTTAAAGGCATTAAGAATATCATTGCAGTCAGTTCTGGTAAGGGTGGCGTTGGTAAGTCTACAACAGCAGTAAATGTTGCTCTTGCACTGCAACACCTTGGTGCACGAGTTGGTATTTTAGATGCGGATATTTATGGACCATCAGTCCCATTAATGTTGGGTGTTGAAGATAAGAAACCGAATATTGTTGATAATAATCGTATGATGCCAGTAGAAGCGCATGGCCTGTACAGTAACTCCATTGGTTATCTTGTCGATAAATCAGAAGCCGCAGTATGGCGAGGGCCAATGGCATCAAAAGCATTGTCTCAATTATTAAATGAAACATTATGGCCAGATCTTGATTATTTAATTATAGATATGCCACCAGGTACTGGTGATATTCAATTGACATTATCACAGCAGGTTCCGACTACTGGAGCCATTATAGTGACAACACCGCAAGATCTTGCTCTAACTGATGCAATAAAAGGGGTGAATATGTTTACAAAAGTAGATGTTCCCGTTATTGGTGTTGTTGAAAACATGAGCGTTCATGTTTGTTCTAATTGTGGTCATAAAGAGGCTATATTTGGTACTGGTGGTGCTGAAGCGATGACGAGGAGTTATTCACTCCCATTATTAGGTAAATTGCCTTTACATATTGATATTCGTAGTGAAACAGATTCAGGAACGCCAAGTGTTGCGGCTAATTCAAGTAGTGATCACAGCCAAATGTACATAGCCTTAGCTGAGCAAATTTCGAGTAGACTTTATTGGCAAGGCGAAGTCGTAGCTGACCAAATAATGTTCAAGTCATTGTAG
- the udk gene encoding uridine kinase translates to MSENSNHHCIIVGIAGASASGKSLIASTIYNELRAKVGDHQIGVITEDSYYKDQSHLTMEERVKTNYDHPNALDHRLLSEHLEQLMRGEAVNIPTYSYTEHTRTSDVEVMTPKKVIILEGILLLTDPRLRNLMHASVFMDTPLDICLLRRAKRDVEERGRSMESVFEQYQKTVRPMFMQFIDPSKQHADIIVPRGGKNRIAIDVLKAHISRLLKA, encoded by the coding sequence ATGTCAGAGAACAGTAATCATCACTGTATTATCGTAGGTATTGCAGGGGCATCCGCTTCAGGCAAAAGTCTGATTGCTTCTACTATTTATAATGAACTACGAGCAAAAGTTGGCGACCACCAAATTGGCGTAATAACTGAAGACAGTTACTACAAGGACCAAAGCCACCTGACCATGGAAGAAAGAGTCAAAACTAATTATGATCACCCAAATGCATTAGATCATCGATTATTGAGTGAACATCTTGAACAATTGATGCGTGGTGAAGCTGTTAACATCCCAACATACAGCTATACAGAGCACACTCGAACATCAGATGTTGAAGTAATGACACCTAAAAAGGTTATTATTCTTGAAGGTATTTTATTACTAACTGATCCTAGATTACGTAATTTGATGCATGCAAGTGTGTTTATGGATACGCCATTAGATATTTGTTTATTACGTCGTGCTAAGCGTGATGTTGAAGAACGTGGTCGTTCAATGGAATCGGTATTTGAACAATACCAGAAGACTGTCCGCCCAATGTTCATGCAATTTATTGATCCATCAAAGCAACATGCCGATATTATTGTCCCTCGTGGCGGTAAAAACCGTATCGCTATTGATGTACTAAAAGCGCATATTTCAAGATTATTGAAAGCGTAA
- a CDS encoding AsmA family protein produces the protein MDLAVKKIVLLISIPFIAIVIALLVLVLVVNPNQFKPLIKEQVEQQTGRQLTMDGDISWRFFPSIGFSIGNMALSNPTGFATANLVKFDNANIDINVLPLFDHEINIGLITLDGAAFTLHTLKSGVTNLDGIGPKEEISVAENKTEIKNEDVTTSDNLNAEAATTAPEINSWTVSLEGIALTNASALIQDDKAGTKTQLSNMNIKLSQFSPGEWTHLTFDLKADLGQQKIALKGETDLNIAKTLDTASLKETELVVSYADKTNKFDGITLRIDKFNFDEWSTLELVAAGKANDMTVDSKSTFELNVPKALDIIKIRKFISTNNVIGDALPNKDVTAIIGFNSSFDVTKSLLQVTDLTLSAVDTQFDGKASVELKGIPKVRFELHSPSIDVDALLATLPSSKNTVVDNKQTNTSNVKKSTPVKEIEPDLNALKGLDVAGKITIDRFKANNAKMQNVQSQFSVNRGVLNLSKFHSTLYDGSIDMTAKLDARKSIPVYSMKNTIKGVKVAPLLIDVMGESLVEGTGNITINVSGKSLKPTALKQNVKGKVAINFADGAVNGINVPLMIRTTYAKVKGEKIKGSDEAEKTDFSALTASFLLENGNATTNNIRMVSPLLRIHGEGSAQYVNKTANMLIETSIVGSLKGQGGKSIDDLKDVTIPIRITGSWANPKYKLEFGDVMQQKAKKELDRGIEKLEAKYGDKIKDEKVKDAANKLLKGLFN, from the coding sequence ATGGATTTGGCCGTGAAGAAAATAGTCTTATTAATTAGCATTCCGTTTATTGCAATTGTTATCGCATTATTAGTGCTGGTATTAGTTGTTAACCCTAATCAATTCAAACCATTAATTAAAGAACAAGTAGAGCAGCAAACTGGTCGTCAACTGACTATGGATGGTGATATCTCTTGGCGTTTCTTCCCTTCTATTGGTTTTTCAATCGGTAATATGGCATTAAGCAATCCAACTGGGTTTGCTACGGCTAATTTAGTGAAATTTGATAATGCCAATATAGACATCAATGTGCTTCCATTGTTTGATCACGAGATTAATATTGGATTGATTACGTTAGATGGGGCTGCTTTTACACTACATACATTAAAAAGTGGTGTAACAAATCTTGATGGCATCGGTCCTAAGGAAGAGATTTCAGTTGCTGAAAATAAAACTGAAATAAAGAATGAAGACGTTACGACTAGTGATAATTTAAACGCCGAAGCTGCAACTACAGCGCCTGAAATTAATAGTTGGACCGTCAGTTTAGAGGGGATTGCATTAACTAATGCGAGTGCGCTTATTCAAGATGACAAAGCGGGCACAAAAACGCAATTGTCTAATATGAATATCAAGCTATCACAATTCAGTCCTGGAGAATGGACGCACTTAACGTTTGATTTGAAGGCAGATCTTGGTCAACAGAAAATAGCTCTGAAGGGAGAAACGGACCTTAATATTGCTAAGACGTTAGATACCGCATCATTAAAAGAAACTGAATTAGTTGTTTCTTATGCGGATAAGACGAATAAGTTTGATGGTATTACATTAAGGATAGATAAATTTAATTTTGATGAATGGTCAACTCTCGAATTAGTGGCGGCGGGTAAAGCGAATGATATGACTGTAGATTCAAAATCAACGTTTGAATTGAACGTCCCAAAAGCACTCGATATTATTAAAATACGTAAATTTATAAGTACAAACAATGTAATAGGTGATGCACTTCCAAATAAAGACGTCACTGCCATTATTGGTTTTAATAGTTCTTTTGATGTCACTAAATCATTATTACAAGTCACTGATTTAACGCTTTCTGCGGTAGATACTCAATTTGATGGAAAGGCGAGTGTTGAGCTTAAGGGCATTCCTAAAGTGAGGTTTGAGTTACATAGCCCTAGCATAGATGTTGATGCTTTATTAGCGACGTTGCCATCATCAAAGAATACAGTAGTTGATAATAAACAAACGAATACGAGTAATGTTAAAAAATCCACACCAGTGAAAGAAATTGAACCAGACTTAAATGCATTAAAAGGATTGGATGTTGCGGGTAAGATTACCATTGATCGTTTTAAAGCAAATAATGCAAAAATGCAAAATGTACAATCGCAATTTTCTGTGAATCGTGGAGTATTGAATTTATCTAAATTTCATTCAACTCTTTATGATGGCAGCATTGATATGACAGCTAAATTAGATGCTCGTAAGTCAATACCCGTATATAGCATGAAAAACACCATTAAAGGAGTTAAAGTTGCGCCTTTATTGATAGATGTTATGGGCGAGAGTTTAGTTGAAGGTACTGGTAATATTACGATAAATGTATCTGGAAAAAGTTTAAAACCGACGGCATTAAAGCAAAATGTTAAAGGTAAAGTAGCTATTAATTTTGCCGATGGTGCCGTGAATGGAATTAACGTTCCCCTTATGATTCGAACCACTTATGCAAAAGTTAAAGGTGAGAAAATTAAAGGCAGTGATGAAGCTGAAAAAACAGATTTTAGTGCATTAACCGCAAGTTTCTTATTAGAAAACGGAAATGCCACTACAAATAATATTCGTATGGTATCTCCATTATTACGTATTCATGGGGAAGGTTCTGCACAGTACGTGAATAAAACGGCGAATATGCTTATTGAAACGTCGATTGTAGGTTCATTAAAAGGACAGGGTGGCAAGAGTATCGATGATTTGAAAGACGTTACTATTCCTATTCGTATTACAGGTTCTTGGGCTAACCCTAAATATAAGCTTGAATTTGGTGATGTAATGCAACAGAAAGCCAAAAAAGAACTTGATCGCGGTATTGAGAAATTAGAAGCAAAATACGGCGATAAAATTAAAGATGAAAAAGTAAAAGATGCAGCAAATAAATTGCTAAAAGGATTATTTAACTAG
- the cobO gene encoding cob(I)yrinic acid a,c-diamide adenosyltransferase translates to MTNTSKDDRYKQRQSKIKDNVDKRVEEAQTEKGLLIVVTGNGKGKSTSGFGTIARAVGHGLNCVVAQFIKGTWDCGERTLLESHGVPFHVMNTGFTWNTQDKKSDTEAAQRVWQECKKNLADESIDLILLDEMTYMVTYGYIELGELKTALENRPKMQSVVITGRAAHRELIEMADTVSEVRSVKHAFDSGVKALKGIDW, encoded by the coding sequence ATGACAAACACTTCAAAAGATGACCGCTATAAGCAACGCCAATCAAAAATAAAAGACAACGTTGATAAACGAGTAGAAGAGGCACAAACAGAAAAAGGATTATTAATTGTTGTTACTGGTAATGGTAAAGGAAAGTCCACATCAGGCTTTGGCACCATAGCGAGAGCCGTTGGTCATGGCCTAAATTGTGTTGTAGCTCAATTTATTAAAGGAACATGGGATTGTGGGGAACGAACCCTTTTAGAGTCCCACGGTGTTCCTTTTCATGTAATGAACACCGGATTTACTTGGAATACTCAAGATAAAAAATCCGATACAGAAGCAGCACAGCGAGTATGGCAGGAATGTAAGAAGAACCTAGCTGATGAGTCGATAGATCTTATTCTATTGGATGAGATGACTTACATGGTCACTTATGGCTATATTGAATTAGGTGAATTGAAAACAGCACTAGAAAATAGACCTAAAATGCAATCGGTCGTGATAACAGGTCGAGCCGCCCACCGTGAGCTTATTGAAATGGCTGATACCGTGTCTGAAGTTCGTAGTGTAAAACATGCTTTTGATTCAGGCGTAAAAGCATTAAAAGGAATTGATTGGTAA
- a CDS encoding SulP family inorganic anion transporter → MFEFPKFSNHSVKNDVLSGLTVALALVPEAVAFAFVAGVDPMVGLYAAFIVGLITSIIGGRPGMISGATGAMAVVMVSLVAMHGVQYLFAAILLAGLLQITAGLFKLGKFIRIVPHPVMIGFVNGLAIVIFLAQLGQFKAPDALGNLDWLQGPEMMLMLGLVALTMAIIHFLPKLTTAVPSSLVAIIVVTGLVQGLDLDTRTVVDFLRTMSGDEAATLAGSLPTFSVPNVPLSLETLYIIFPYALILAAIGLIESLLTLTVIDEMTGTRGQSNRECVGQGVANVTCSVFGAMGGCAMIGQSMINVNSGGRGRLSGITAALALLGFILFASGLIEMIPLAALVGVMFMVVIGTFEWATFKLARRVPKQDFFVIVLVTVVTVLTDLAVAVGVGVVASALMFAWQHAKHIYSTNSLSEDGSKVYEINGPIFFGSAANFLELFDLENDPQDIIIDFASSRVVDHSAIEAIETIAERYSKAGKKVHLHHLSQDCHALLNKAGSLVEINVKEDPIYKVVSQ, encoded by the coding sequence ATGTTTGAATTCCCAAAATTTTCTAATCATTCAGTGAAGAATGATGTTCTATCAGGGCTAACCGTTGCGTTAGCTCTAGTCCCTGAAGCAGTTGCTTTTGCTTTTGTTGCTGGTGTTGACCCAATGGTTGGCCTTTACGCTGCATTCATCGTTGGCTTAATTACCTCAATTATTGGTGGTCGCCCTGGGATGATTTCAGGTGCAACTGGTGCAATGGCTGTTGTAATGGTTAGCTTAGTCGCAATGCACGGCGTTCAATATCTTTTTGCCGCAATTTTACTCGCCGGTCTTCTGCAAATTACCGCAGGCTTATTTAAGTTAGGTAAATTTATTCGTATCGTTCCACATCCGGTAATGATCGGATTTGTAAACGGTCTTGCTATCGTTATTTTCCTTGCTCAATTAGGTCAGTTTAAAGCCCCTGATGCTCTAGGTAATTTAGATTGGCTTCAGGGCCCTGAAATGATGCTTATGCTAGGACTTGTTGCATTAACAATGGCTATCATTCATTTCTTACCTAAATTAACAACAGCAGTACCTTCTTCATTGGTTGCTATTATTGTTGTTACTGGTTTAGTTCAAGGTTTAGATTTAGATACTCGTACTGTTGTTGATTTCCTGCGTACGATGAGTGGTGATGAAGCGGCAACATTGGCGGGTTCTCTACCTACTTTTTCGGTGCCTAACGTTCCATTATCTTTAGAAACACTTTATATCATTTTCCCTTACGCACTTATTTTAGCGGCTATCGGTCTAATCGAATCATTACTAACACTAACAGTAATTGATGAAATGACAGGGACTCGTGGTCAATCTAACCGTGAGTGTGTTGGCCAAGGCGTTGCAAACGTTACTTGTTCAGTCTTTGGCGCGATGGGTGGCTGTGCGATGATTGGCCAATCAATGATCAACGTTAACTCAGGTGGTCGTGGTCGTTTATCTGGCATTACAGCCGCACTTGCCCTACTTGGTTTTATCTTATTTGCTTCAGGCTTAATTGAGATGATCCCATTAGCAGCATTAGTTGGTGTCATGTTCATGGTCGTGATTGGTACATTTGAATGGGCCACCTTTAAGTTAGCTCGACGAGTACCAAAACAAGATTTTTTTGTTATTGTATTAGTGACGGTTGTAACCGTACTTACTGACCTTGCTGTTGCAGTAGGTGTGGGTGTTGTTGCTTCTGCTCTTATGTTTGCATGGCAACACGCAAAACACATTTACTCAACGAATTCATTGAGTGAAGACGGATCTAAAGTATATGAAATTAATGGCCCAATATTCTTTGGTTCAGCAGCGAACTTTCTAGAGCTATTTGATTTAGAAAATGACCCACAAGATATTATTATTGATTTTGCTTCTTCGCGAGTTGTTGATCATTCAGCAATTGAAGCGATAGAAACCATTGCCGAGCGATACTCAAAAGCAGGTAAGAAAGTGCATTTACATCACTTAAGCCAAGATTGCCATGCTTTACTAAATAAAGCCGGTAGTCTTGTTGAAATCAATGTGAAAGAAGATCCTATTTATAAAGTAGTTAGCCAGTAA
- the rne gene encoding ribonuclease E has translation MKRMLINATQKEELRVALVDGQRLFDLDIESPGHESKKANIYKGRITRIEPSLEAAFVDYGADRHGFLPLKEIAKEYFPQGYTYQGRPNIKDVLKEGQEVIVQVEKEERGNKGAALTTFISLAGSYLVLMPNNPRAGGISRRIEGDERTQLKAALSTLELPQGMGLIVRTAGVGKSAEELEWDLNVLLNHWEAVKHASESNQAPFLIHQESNVIVRAIRDYLRRDIGEILIDSPKIFDRARQHIQLIRPDFLSRVKLYEGEVPLFSHYQIESQIESAFDREVRLPSGGSIVIDPTEALTSIDINSARATKGGDIEETALNTNLEAADEIARQLRLRDLGGLVVIDFIDMTPVRHQREVENRMREAVRMDRARVQIGRISRFGLLEMSRQRLSPSLAEASHHICPRCTGTGVVRDNESLALSVLRLIEEESLKDNTTQVLAVVPVAIASYLLNEKRRSVQHIEKFHNVRVIIVPNSDMETPHFEVVRIREGEEQEMLSYLLPKNLEALREAEAKETPAMYSAPKKREEPVLQGFSAPTQAAPMSKAPEEKIAEPKTVMAKDEKPGLISRCFSAITNFFSTPEAVSTKSEPKEEEEKPAQPQRRNQQRNNNRRNENGRNNRNSNRRNDTRNDNRRGKKQDEAAAPLAAQDPAPTPIPAQVKPVENKPAKQPKVRKEIAEQGQQLAAEAQLSPEQQVQATEKTNEKREKSVQVKQRRQRRQLQKKVRTGKAVEAEEVLVAPIAQPVDAVETLEVQDTATTETNAENTERKEGQRRNRRSPRHLRASGQRRRRRDRRPVNPARLYSGVYSPEMAMGKVWPDFAKTLELAKANLQQDKFVDNDTQNAQDKAAQTNAVKAQVGGVAFPEMAMGKVLLPYVAVEAVVIEATPVEATIIDNVVIETPIVVIEETTQVESPVIIEEVVEIKEEVAIPVEHAVVETVAQVETPVEAPLQTTNVVAKPQYKGHAGSGMTKASGPTEIKEITVSAAAFKTERFAPKQAGSQTATGHASAAMAKTAGL, from the coding sequence ATGAAAAGAATGTTGATTAACGCAACCCAAAAGGAAGAGTTGCGCGTCGCATTAGTTGATGGCCAGCGCCTTTTTGATTTAGATATCGAAAGCCCAGGTCACGAATCTAAGAAAGCTAATATTTATAAAGGCCGTATCACACGTATCGAACCAAGCTTGGAAGCAGCTTTCGTTGATTACGGTGCTGATCGCCACGGTTTCCTTCCCCTTAAAGAAATCGCAAAAGAATATTTCCCTCAAGGTTACACTTATCAAGGTCGTCCAAACATCAAGGACGTTTTGAAAGAAGGCCAAGAAGTTATTGTTCAAGTTGAAAAAGAAGAGCGTGGCAACAAAGGCGCGGCTTTAACAACTTTTATATCTCTTGCTGGTAGCTACCTTGTTCTTATGCCTAATAACCCTCGTGCTGGCGGTATTTCTCGTCGTATCGAAGGTGATGAACGCACACAACTTAAAGCGGCACTAAGTACATTAGAACTACCTCAAGGTATGGGCTTAATCGTACGTACAGCAGGCGTTGGAAAATCAGCAGAAGAGCTTGAATGGGACTTAAATGTTCTATTAAACCATTGGGAAGCCGTTAAACACGCTTCTGAATCAAATCAAGCCCCTTTCCTAATACACCAAGAAAGTAACGTAATTGTTCGCGCAATTCGTGATTACTTACGACGTGATATTGGTGAAATCCTGATTGACAGCCCTAAAATCTTCGATCGTGCTCGCCAACATATCCAACTTATTCGTCCTGACTTTTTGTCACGAGTTAAGTTATATGAAGGTGAAGTACCACTGTTTAGCCACTACCAAATTGAAAGCCAAATTGAATCAGCTTTTGATCGTGAAGTGCGCCTACCTTCTGGCGGCTCAATTGTTATTGACCCTACTGAAGCTCTAACTTCTATTGATATCAACTCTGCTCGTGCTACTAAAGGCGGCGATATCGAAGAAACTGCATTAAATACTAACCTAGAAGCAGCCGATGAAATTGCTCGTCAATTACGTCTACGTGATTTAGGTGGTTTAGTGGTTATCGATTTCATTGACATGACGCCAGTTCGTCATCAACGTGAAGTAGAAAACCGTATGCGTGAAGCGGTTCGTATGGATCGTGCTCGTGTTCAAATCGGTCGTATTTCTCGCTTTGGTTTATTAGAAATGTCTCGCCAACGCTTAAGTCCATCTTTAGCAGAAGCAAGTCACCATATCTGTCCTCGTTGTACGGGTACTGGTGTGGTTCGTGATAATGAATCTCTAGCGCTTTCAGTACTTCGTTTAATCGAAGAAGAATCTTTAAAAGACAATACAACTCAAGTTCTTGCTGTTGTCCCTGTCGCTATCGCTTCTTACTTATTGAATGAGAAACGCCGTTCAGTTCAACACATTGAAAAATTCCATAATGTACGCGTTATTATTGTTCCTAACTCTGACATGGAAACACCACACTTCGAAGTGGTCCGTATCCGTGAAGGTGAAGAACAAGAAATGCTGTCTTATCTTCTTCCTAAGAATTTAGAAGCATTACGTGAAGCTGAAGCCAAAGAAACGCCTGCAATGTATTCTGCACCGAAGAAACGTGAAGAACCAGTTCTTCAAGGTTTTAGTGCTCCTACACAAGCTGCGCCAATGTCTAAAGCTCCAGAAGAAAAAATAGCTGAACCGAAAACGGTAATGGCTAAAGATGAAAAACCAGGCCTAATCAGCCGTTGTTTCTCAGCTATTACTAACTTTTTCTCAACGCCTGAGGCTGTGTCTACTAAATCAGAGCCAAAGGAAGAAGAAGAGAAACCTGCTCAACCACAACGCCGTAATCAACAACGTAATAACAACCGTCGTAATGAAAATGGTCGTAATAATCGTAACAGCAACCGTCGTAATGACACGCGTAACGATAATCGTCGTGGTAAAAAACAAGATGAAGCGGCAGCACCTTTAGCAGCTCAAGATCCAGCACCAACACCAATACCAGCTCAAGTTAAACCTGTTGAAAACAAACCAGCTAAGCAACCTAAAGTTCGTAAAGAAATTGCTGAGCAAGGTCAACAATTAGCCGCTGAAGCGCAACTATCTCCTGAACAACAAGTACAGGCAACTGAGAAGACAAACGAAAAACGTGAGAAAAGCGTTCAAGTTAAACAACGTCGTCAACGTCGTCAGTTACAGAAAAAAGTTCGTACAGGTAAAGCAGTTGAAGCTGAAGAAGTACTTGTCGCTCCTATTGCTCAACCTGTTGATGCAGTAGAAACGCTAGAAGTACAAGATACAGCAACAACTGAAACAAATGCAGAGAACACAGAACGTAAAGAAGGTCAGCGTCGTAATCGTCGTTCACCTCGTCATTTACGTGCAAGTGGCCAACGCCGTCGTCGTCGTGATCGTCGTCCAGTGAACCCCGCTCGCCTTTACTCAGGTGTTTATTCTCCTGAGATGGCAATGGGTAAAGTATGGCCAGACTTTGCTAAAACATTAGAACTAGCAAAAGCGAATCTACAACAAGATAAATTTGTTGATAACGACACCCAAAATGCACAAGATAAAGCAGCTCAAACTAATGCTGTAAAAGCTCAAGTTGGTGGTGTTGCATTCCCAGAAATGGCAATGGGTAAAGTATTACTTCCTTATGTTGCTGTGGAAGCCGTTGTAATTGAAGCGACTCCAGTAGAAGCAACCATTATTGATAATGTGGTTATTGAAACGCCTATCGTTGTTATTGAGGAAACTACACAAGTAGAATCACCAGTAATTATCGAAGAAGTCGTCGAAATAAAAGAAGAAGTGGCTATTCCTGTAGAACACGCAGTAGTAGAAACAGTCGCTCAAGTGGAAACACCAGTTGAAGCACCTCTTCAAACAACAAATGTTGTTGCAAAACCTCAATATAAAGGACATGCCGGTTCAGGTATGACGAAAGCGAGCGGACCGACAGAGATTAAAGAAATCACTGTTTCTGCAGCAGCCTTTAAAACTGAACGCTTTGCTCCTAAGCAAGCAGGTAGCCAAACCGCTACTGGTCATGCAAGTGCAGCAATGGCAAAAACAGCAGGTTTATAA
- the rluC gene encoding 23S rRNA pseudouridine(955/2504/2580) synthase RluC, whose product MTEDKPKVQFVEIDDDFAGQRIDNYLLARLKNVPKSMIYRIVRKGEVRVNKKRIKPEYKIQEGDIVRIPPVKLPESTAVELPSVKLAKVSELESCIIYEDDHLLILNKPSGTAVHGGSGLKFGAIEALRALRPDARYLELVHRIDRDTSGILLIAKKRSALRRLQEQFRNKTVQKYYFALVMGHWKSTCKVVNVPLLKNEVNSIVRVNPNGKPSETRFKILEKFEQATLIQASPITGRTHQIRVHAQHAGHPIGWDDRYGDRRFDAYTGQFGLDRLFLHAANIKFTHPSTEELMDISAPMEKRLERVLTGLRTTK is encoded by the coding sequence ATGACTGAAGATAAACCTAAAGTGCAATTCGTCGAAATAGATGACGATTTTGCAGGGCAACGAATCGATAACTATCTTCTTGCCCGCTTAAAAAATGTACCAAAAAGTATGATTTACCGAATTGTCCGTAAAGGCGAAGTTCGTGTAAATAAAAAACGCATCAAACCAGAGTATAAAATTCAAGAGGGGGATATAGTTCGAATTCCTCCAGTGAAGTTACCTGAATCAACAGCTGTAGAGCTACCTAGTGTTAAATTAGCCAAAGTATCTGAACTTGAGAGTTGCATCATATATGAAGATGATCATCTTCTTATTTTGAATAAACCTTCTGGTACCGCTGTTCATGGTGGCAGTGGTTTGAAGTTTGGAGCAATCGAAGCGTTAAGAGCGTTACGCCCTGATGCACGCTATTTAGAATTAGTGCATCGAATTGATAGAGATACGTCTGGTATTCTTTTAATTGCAAAAAAACGTTCGGCTTTACGTCGATTACAAGAACAATTCAGAAATAAAACCGTTCAAAAATATTATTTTGCTTTGGTTATGGGACATTGGAAGAGCACCTGTAAAGTGGTTAATGTTCCTTTGCTTAAAAACGAAGTGAACAGTATTGTACGTGTTAATCCAAATGGTAAGCCTTCTGAAACTCGTTTTAAAATTTTAGAAAAATTTGAGCAAGCGACATTGATTCAGGCAAGCCCAATTACAGGGCGTACTCATCAAATTCGTGTACATGCTCAACATGCTGGTCACCCAATTGGTTGGGATGATCGCTATGGCGATAGACGATTTGATGCCTATACGGGTCAATTTGGTCTTGATCGACTTTTCTTACATGCAGCGAATATTAAATTTACTCACCCAAGTACTGAAGAGTTGATGGATATTAGCGCGCCGATGGAAAAACGATTAGAAAGAGTATTAACCGGTTTACGCACGACAAAGTAA
- a CDS encoding Maf family protein, which translates to MQPKLILASTSPFRRSILEKIQVPFDAISPNCDETPLENESPITLVTRLAEQKALSCNIKDPNYLIIGSDQVCVINNQIIGKPLTQENAIQQLQTASGQIITFYTGLSLLNTTTMIAETVCEEFHVHFRQLTTKQIQNYVNKEMPLYCAGSFKCEGLGIALFDKLEGKDPNALIGLPLISLIDMLERQNFTVL; encoded by the coding sequence ATGCAACCAAAACTCATTCTAGCCTCAACATCGCCTTTTCGTCGCTCGATCTTAGAGAAGATCCAAGTCCCTTTTGATGCTATTTCACCCAACTGTGATGAAACACCATTGGAAAATGAATCACCTATAACCTTAGTCACTCGATTGGCCGAACAAAAAGCCCTTTCTTGCAATATAAAAGATCCTAATTACTTGATCATAGGATCCGACCAAGTGTGCGTGATCAACAATCAAATTATAGGAAAACCATTAACACAAGAAAATGCAATTCAGCAATTACAGACAGCCAGTGGTCAAATAATTACGTTTTATACTGGTTTATCATTATTAAATACAACAACAATGATAGCAGAAACCGTCTGTGAAGAGTTCCACGTTCATTTTCGTCAACTAACCACAAAGCAAATTCAAAACTATGTTAATAAAGAAATGCCACTGTATTGTGCAGGTAGTTTTAAATGCGAGGGATTAGGAATTGCTTTGTTTGATAAATTAGAAGGTAAAGACCCTAACGCACTAATTGGCCTTCCTCTTATATCACTCATTGATATGCTAGAACGTCAAAATTTTACCGTATTATAG